A portion of the Punica granatum isolate Tunisia-2019 chromosome 7, ASM765513v2, whole genome shotgun sequence genome contains these proteins:
- the LOC116212886 gene encoding 9-cis-epoxycarotenoid dioxygenase NCED2, chloroplastic-like, which translates to MAASPVSVSWVKQPYTSCRPSASSSSSSSLLTEYSSSCSALGNPCRKKKQQQPNINITSCSLQTTPPPPSASASASFHFPKQSLPTLIDQPVPSTSTPPLTTPSPSPRPRPCPRKQNKEFSTHQQQSQWDWNPLQRAAALALDAVEAAIASHEKKHPLPKTTDPRVQIAGNFAPVPEQPPCHSLPVTGKIPGCIQGVYVRNGANPLHQPAGGHHLFDGDGMIHAVRFQGDGSSSYTCRFTETHRMVQERALGRPVFPKAIGELHGNSGIARLLLFYARGLLGLLDHTHGIGVANAGLVYFNNRLLAMSEDDLPYHVLVTPLGDLTTVGRYDFNGQLNSTMIAHPKIDPVSQELFALSYDVVKKPYLKYFRFSPDGNKSQDVEIPLCMPTMIHDFAITERFVVIPDQQVVFNLVELIRGGSPVIYDKKKMSRFGILDKNATDAKGIRWIDAPDCFCFHVWNAWEEPESEEVVVVGSCMTPPDSIFNESDENLKSVLSEIRLSLRTGESTRRPIICESEQVNLEAGMVNRNMLGRKTRYAYLALAEPWPKVSGFAKVDLSTGEVWKYTYGEERYGGEPLFLPRSRPEELSDQDDEEDEGHILAFVHDEKEWRSELRIVNARTLELEASIELPSRVPYGFHGTFIGAQELRRQA; encoded by the coding sequence ATGGCAGCGTCCCCTGTTAGTGTTTCCTGGGTCAAGCAGCCATACACAAGCTGCCGcccttctgcttcttcttcttcttcttcttcattatTAACAGAGTACTCGAGCTCCTGCTCAGCCCTGGGTAACCCCTGCcggaagaagaagcagcagcagcccaACATTAACATAACAAGCTGCTCTCTTCAGACTACTCCTCCCCCGCCCTCCGCCTCCGCCTCCGCCTCCTTTCACTTCCCCAAACAGAGCCTTCCTACATTAATTGATCAACCGGTCCCCTCTACCTCAACTCCTCCCCTTACCACTCCCAGTCCAAGTCCCCGTCCCCGCCCCTGCCCCCGCAAGCAAAACAAGGAATTTTCCACTCATCAGCAGCAGTCACAGTGGGACTGGAACCCACTTCAGAGGGCCGCTGCCTTGGCATTGGACGCGGTGGAGGCTGCCATCGCGTCTCACGAGAAGAAGCACCCCCTCCCCAAGACCACCGACCCTCGCGTCCAGATTGCGGGCAACTTTGCCCCCGTCCCTGAGCAGCCCCCCTGCCACTCCCTCCCTGTCACCGGAAAGATCCCCGGTTGCATTCAAGGAGTTTACGTGCGCAATGGTGCCAACCCGCTTCACCAGCCTGCTGGGGGACACCATCTCTTCGATGGTGACGGGATGATCCACGCTGTCCGGTTCCAGGGCGATGGCTCCTCCAGCTATACCTGCCGATTCACTGAGACGCACCGCATGGTCCAAGAGCGGGCCCTGGGCCGTCCCGTCTTCCCAAAGGCCATCGGCGAACTCCACGGCAACTCTGGAATTGCCAGGCTGCTGCTGTTCTATGCCCGCGGGCTTCTTGGGCTTCTCGATCACACCCACGGGATCGGTGTTGCCAACGCGGGCCTTGTCTACTTCAACAACCGTCTACTCGCCATGTCCGAGGATGATTTGCCGTACCATGTCCTGGTCACTCCCTTGGGTGACCTAACGACAGTTGGGCGTTACGACTTCAACGGGCAGCTCAATTCCACGATGATCGCCCACCCTAAGATCGACCCAGTCTCTCAGGAGCTCTTTGCTCTTAGCTATGACGTCGTGAAGAAGCCGTACCTCAAGTACTTCCGATTCTCGCCAGATGGCAACAAGTCGCAGGACGTCGAGATTCCCCTTTGTATGCCCACGATGATCCACGACTTCGCCATCACCGAACGCTTCGTGGTCATCCCGGACCAGCAGGTCGTGTTCAACCTCGTGGAGTTAATCCGTGGCGGGTCCCCCGTAATCTATGACAAGAAAAAGATGTCCCGGTTCGGGATCTTGGACAAGAATGCCACCGATGCCAAGGGGATCAGATGGATCGACGCTCCTGATTGCTTCTGCTTCCATGTGTGGAACGCGTGGGAGGAGCCCGAGAGCGAGGAAGTAGTCGTGGTAGGGTCGTGTATGACCCCACCCGATTCAATCTTCAACGAATCGGATGAGAACCTAAAGAGTGTCCTGTCGGAAATCAGACTGAGCCTAAGGACCGGGGAGTCTACGCGTAGGCCGATAATCTGCGAGTCCGAGCAGGTGAACCTGGAGGCAGGCATGGTGAACCGGAACATGCTTGGGAGAAAAACTCGGTACGCCTACCTGGCCCTTGCAGAGCCATGGCCTAAAGTGTCGGGGTTCGCCAAAGTCGACCTGTCGACGGGGGAAGTGTGGAAGTACACGTACGGAGAGGAGAGGTACGGCGGAGAGCCTTTGTTTCTTCCGAGAAGCCGCCCTGAGGAGTTGTCAGATCAggatgatgaagaagacgaGGGGCACATCCTGGCATTCGTGCACGACGAGAAGGAATGGAGATCGGAGCTTCGGATAGTGAATGCGAGGACACTAGAACTCGAGGCCTCGATCGAGCTCCCATCTCGGGTACCGTATGGGTTCCATGGGACATTTATCGGTGCACAGGAGTTAAGAAGGCAAGCTTAG